GGGCGCAGCACCTGAACGAGTTCACCATGCTAAACCTCGTGGAGATGGGCCTGCCCCAGGAGGAGAGGGCCCCCAGGCTGAGGGAACTGGCGTCCCTGGTCATGGAGGCCTCAGGCATCAGCGACTACCAGCTGCACAAGAAGGAGTCAGAGGTATATGGGACCACGCTGGATGTGGTCTCAGGTTTGGAGCTAGGTTCGGGCGCCATGGGCCCGCACCCCCTGGACGAGGCATGGGGGGTGTTCGATACGTGGGTGGGAATAGGCTTTGGCCTGGAACGCCTGGCCATGGTGCGCGAAGGCTACCAGGGCGTTCACAGGGTGGGACGCAGCCTGGCGTACCTTGACGGGGTACGCCTCAACATAGGATAAGGTAACTCACGGGCAACACAATGAATGCCAGGTGGCTTGGGGCCATGGCAGGCGCTCCCAAGCACCGGGACCATTAAGAAGGGTCGATAGTCATGCCCCGTTTCCTCACGGACATACTGGACAGATCCCTCAGGGAAGAGCCCCTGCCTCGGGAGGATATCCGTTTCCTGGTGAGCCTGGAGGGCCCAGACCTCCAGGATGTGTTTGCCTCGGCACGCACCCTCAGGGAGCGCTACTTCGGCCGGGGCGTGTTCCTCTATGGCTTTGTCTACTTCTCCACCTGGTGCCGGAACAGGTGTGCCTTCTGCCTGTACCGCACTGGCAATGACCGGCACACCCCATACAGGAAGAGTCCTGGCGAGGTCTTGGAGGTCTCCCGGAACCTGGCCGAATCGGGGGTTCACCTGATAGACTTGACCATGGGTGAGGACGCGCTCTACCACGAGCAGGGCTTCGAGCCCCTGGTGGGCCTGGTCCGCTCTGTCAGGCATGAGGTTGGGCTCCCAGTCATGATATCCCCGGGGGTGGTTCCCAGGGATGTGCTCTCCTCCCTGGCAGGCGCAGGCGCGGACTGGTACGCATGCTACCAGGAGACCCACAACAGGGACCTCTTCGCCCGCTTGCGGGTCGGACAGGACTATTCACAGAGGATGAATACGAAGACCTGGGCCCGAGACCTTGGGCTCCTCACGGAAGAGGGGGTGCTTACAGGCGTTGGCGAGACCCAGGACGACCTGGCCACTACCATCGAGGCTATGAGGGACGTCCGGTGCCAGCAGGTGCGGGTCATGGGGTTCGTCAACCAGGCTGGCACACCCATGGAACGTTTCTCCTGGCCCAACCGGGAACTGGCCATGATAGCCGCATTGAGGCTCTCCTTCCCGTCCAGGCTGATCCCGGCATCCCTGGATGTAGACGGCCTGGCTGGCCTGGAGCTGCGGCTCCAGGCAGGCGCCAACGTCATCACATCCCTGATACCGCCCCATTCCGGGCTTGCCGGCGTGTCCCAGCATTCGCTGGACATTGATGAGGGCAACAGGAGCGTCAAGGGAGTCCTCCCGGTTCTCGAAAGGCTTGGCCTCGAGGCATCCACTGCGGAGGAATATGAGGCCTGGGTGGCCAGGGAGAGGCGTCTTGCCATGGCAGGGGAAGGGGTCAGGGCATGAGGCTTTTAGTGGCGGGGGGCAGGCTCCAGGGCACCGAGGCTGCCTACCTGGCACGGGAGGCCGGGTGGGAGGTGCTGGTGGCAGATGTGGACAGCGAAGCCCCGGCTGCTGGTCTGTGTGATGAATTCCTGCTGGTAGACATTACCGATGAATGGGCGCTGAAGAGGGCGTTGCGTGGCGTTGACCTGGTAGTTCCCGCCCTGGAAGACCTGGAGGTCCTGCCTGTTCTGGAGAGGGTGTCTCACGGTGAGGGCGTTCCCATCGCTTATGACCCCAGGGCCTACCGGATCTCCAGCTGCAAGATCAAGTCAGACAGGCTCTTTGCCGAGCAGGGGGTCCCCGCCCCCCGTCCTGGCGCTAGAACGTTTCCGGTCATCGCCAAGCCGTCGGGCTCCAGCGGCAGTGACGGTGTGAGGCGGTTTGGCGATGAGGGCGAATTCCAGCGTTTCAAGGTGAACATGGGGAAGGGGTTATCCGGGTGGGTCATCCAGGAGTACCTCGAGGGACCCTCCTACTCCTTGGAAGTGGTAGGTACAGGCCTTCATTTCCGCACCCTCCAAGTCACCCAGCTGGAGATGGACCCGCTCTACGACTGCAAGCGGGTCCTGGCCCCTGCGGACCTGGAGACGCCCCTGGTGGAGGCCCTCAGGGCAGACACCGTGAGACTGGCCAGGGCAATGGGGCTGGTGGGGGTCATGGACATAGAGGTGATACTCAACTCCGGGCGCCTGCAGGCCCTGGAGATCGACGCCAGGCTTCCCAGCCAGACACCCACGGCGGTGTACAAGTCCAGCGATCAGAACCTCTTGGAATGGCTGAAGGAGGTGTTTGTCGACGGGAGGCTTCCTGAAGCCGGTATCAGGGTCAAGAGGGCTGTCATTTACGAGCACGTCTGGGCTCATGACGGGGTCCTGGAGGTGACAGGGGAGCACATCATGGGTACTGGGGGGCACCTCAGCCACCGCCGGGGGTTCTTCGGGGCTTGTGAGGCCCTGACCAACTTCCGGGGACCATGGTTGCCGTGGGTGGCTACGCTCATCAACACCGGCTCAACCATGGAAGAGGCCTGGGCCGCCCGGGACTCGGCGGTGAGGGGCATCATGGCCCATTGCGGCCT
Above is a window of Bacillota bacterium DNA encoding:
- the pylB gene encoding methylornithine synthase PylB, whose translation is MPRFLTDILDRSLREEPLPREDIRFLVSLEGPDLQDVFASARTLRERYFGRGVFLYGFVYFSTWCRNRCAFCLYRTGNDRHTPYRKSPGEVLEVSRNLAESGVHLIDLTMGEDALYHEQGFEPLVGLVRSVRHEVGLPVMISPGVVPRDVLSSLAGAGADWYACYQETHNRDLFARLRVGQDYSQRMNTKTWARDLGLLTEEGVLTGVGETQDDLATTIEAMRDVRCQQVRVMGFVNQAGTPMERFSWPNRELAMIAALRLSFPSRLIPASLDVDGLAGLELRLQAGANVITSLIPPHSGLAGVSQHSLDIDEGNRSVKGVLPVLERLGLEASTAEEYEAWVARERRLAMAGEGVRA
- the pylC gene encoding 3-methylornithine--L-lysine ligase PylC, with amino-acid sequence MRLLVAGGRLQGTEAAYLAREAGWEVLVADVDSEAPAAGLCDEFLLVDITDEWALKRALRGVDLVVPALEDLEVLPVLERVSHGEGVPIAYDPRAYRISSCKIKSDRLFAEQGVPAPRPGARTFPVIAKPSGSSGSDGVRRFGDEGEFQRFKVNMGKGLSGWVIQEYLEGPSYSLEVVGTGLHFRTLQVTQLEMDPLYDCKRVLAPADLETPLVEALRADTVRLARAMGLVGVMDIEVILNSGRLQALEIDARLPSQTPTAVYKSSDQNLLEWLKEVFVDGRLPEAGIRVKRAVIYEHVWAHDGVLEVTGEHIMGTGGHLSHRRGFFGACEALTNFRGPWLPWVATLINTGSTMEEAWAARDSAVRGIMAHCGLGVLLDEGPHEEGGT